The following are encoded together in the Aciduricibacillus chroicocephali genome:
- a CDS encoding bifunctional diguanylate cyclase/phosphodiesterase, translated as MKKRQFLIYMLLGFVLVGIFCFAYYNYVSTKNFVLDSVERETNEILDNFSTEVNRFSMERVAEIELIAEHVPHLMEKNNDIISFLSQQNKNMPFFTALGFITPEGKIQAADGTSFPVQQKESFKLALAGKTVFSDVFTLKQDPSQRVAAISTPIFNSKGEVIGVLSGVVNMSNLIGELVEDSNLAGTVYLLKNGEVLFTSNKKEHFTKSIPDSKQLLSTMVKIQKGSWTDHQNPWRFITYQHAMNNWVVLVDSETNPATDEISETLKFSIWLVAGTVIAIALISIYLIRLRRKEHMQTKLDLLTGLGNRVLLESNLSSKLAHSPERRITLFFIKLNRFTDLTERLGYQMSDRILYAVGKRLMSQDGRINVYRVGNEDFVLTSYQSTIQEQQRYADELLRSLEQPLQVDKNGPIWITVSIGIRSMSEYDCVNLVMQDAMFACHEAIKKGGNQIVRFTEQLAKDSEHQRLIANNLADALKNNEFYLLYQPIYSIKEDRIVSFETLMRWKSPVLGEVGPFHFIPLLEKSEAIIDVGRWLIREVAEQVLRWEKEGYDNFAVTLNVSIKQLQYEGFLSDVHAILGETGVRPERLIFEVTESIVAQNVKAAAQILQSLNEIGIKTAIDDFGTGYSSLSMLKSLPFQYMKVDRTFIIEVLNDNGESEAILLGLIEIANSLGLTTIMEGVETPEQLKILKQIGAKRIQGYLFSKPIPPEEAIKFLKKRNLLQSIIN; from the coding sequence ATGAAAAAGCGGCAATTTCTCATTTATATGCTATTAGGTTTTGTGCTAGTAGGCATTTTCTGTTTTGCTTATTACAACTATGTTAGTACGAAAAATTTTGTCCTCGATTCAGTAGAACGCGAAACGAACGAAATATTGGATAATTTCTCAACAGAAGTGAACCGTTTTTCTATGGAACGTGTCGCTGAGATTGAATTGATTGCAGAGCACGTCCCACATTTAATGGAAAAAAATAATGACATCATAAGCTTCCTGTCACAGCAAAATAAAAACATGCCGTTTTTTACGGCCCTTGGGTTTATTACGCCAGAAGGAAAAATACAAGCAGCAGACGGGACAAGCTTCCCCGTTCAACAGAAAGAGTCTTTCAAACTCGCACTCGCTGGAAAAACAGTATTCAGTGACGTATTCACTTTGAAACAGGACCCTTCTCAACGTGTGGCTGCGATTTCCACCCCAATTTTCAACTCAAAAGGGGAAGTCATCGGTGTCCTCTCCGGTGTTGTGAATATGAGCAATCTCATTGGTGAGCTTGTCGAGGATTCCAATCTTGCTGGAACAGTTTATTTGTTGAAAAATGGTGAAGTTCTGTTCACCTCTAACAAGAAGGAGCATTTCACCAAATCAATTCCCGATAGCAAGCAACTACTGAGCACTATGGTAAAAATACAAAAAGGAAGTTGGACGGACCACCAGAATCCTTGGAGGTTCATCACTTATCAGCATGCAATGAACAATTGGGTTGTCCTTGTAGATTCCGAGACAAATCCTGCAACAGACGAAATCAGTGAAACACTGAAGTTCAGCATATGGTTAGTAGCCGGTACAGTCATCGCCATTGCACTCATTTCAATCTATCTCATTCGGCTTCGGCGAAAAGAACATATGCAGACAAAACTTGATCTGTTGACCGGTTTAGGTAATCGTGTATTACTGGAGTCAAACCTTTCTTCAAAACTAGCTCACTCTCCCGAAAGAAGAATCACATTGTTCTTTATTAAACTTAATCGCTTTACAGATTTGACAGAGCGACTTGGTTACCAAATGAGTGATAGGATTTTGTATGCGGTCGGCAAAAGATTGATGAGCCAGGATGGAAGAATAAACGTTTATCGTGTTGGCAATGAGGATTTCGTCCTGACATCCTACCAATCCACCATTCAAGAACAGCAGCGTTATGCAGACGAGTTGCTCAGAAGTCTTGAACAGCCTCTTCAGGTAGATAAAAATGGACCTATCTGGATTACAGTAAGTATCGGTATCAGATCCATGTCAGAGTATGACTGTGTGAATCTCGTTATGCAAGATGCCATGTTCGCCTGCCATGAGGCAATCAAAAAAGGCGGCAATCAGATTGTCCGTTTTACGGAACAGCTCGCAAAAGACAGTGAGCATCAGAGGCTAATAGCAAATAACCTTGCTGACGCACTAAAAAACAATGAGTTTTATCTCCTTTATCAACCGATTTACAGCATTAAAGAAGATCGGATCGTCAGTTTTGAAACACTGATGCGCTGGAAATCTCCTGTACTCGGAGAAGTTGGTCCTTTTCATTTCATCCCGTTACTGGAGAAAAGCGAAGCCATCATAGATGTCGGACGCTGGCTTATCAGAGAAGTCGCAGAGCAAGTGTTACGATGGGAGAAAGAAGGATATGACAATTTTGCAGTGACATTGAATGTTTCCATCAAGCAATTGCAATATGAAGGTTTCCTTTCAGATGTACATGCAATCTTGGGGGAAACAGGCGTTCGTCCGGAGCGGCTCATTTTTGAGGTAACAGAGTCAATTGTTGCCCAAAACGTAAAAGCTGCTGCCCAAATTCTACAAAGCTTGAATGAGATTGGCATCAAGACCGCAATCGACGACTTTGGAACCGGATATTCCTCTTTATCAATGCTCAAGTCATTACCGTTCCAATACATGAAAGTTGATCGTACCTTCATTATTGAAGTGCTAAACGACAATGGAGAATCAGAGGCAATCTTGCTTGGACTTATAGAAATTGCGAACAGTCTCGGTCTTACAACAATTATGGAAGGTGTAGAAACGCCGGAACAACTGAAAATATTGAAACAGATAGGCGCCAAGCGCATCCAGGGCTATCTCTTCAGTAAACCGATTCCACCCGAGGAAGCGATCAAGTTCCTCAAGAAAAGGAACTTGCTTCAGTCCATTATTAACTAA
- a CDS encoding arginine deiminase family protein has protein sequence MPYNIQPEVWSEHGELEIVFLCAPPIINISHSQTLEDVRWDSKVSHEKAYENFEAFKEVFRDAGVQIIDYAEHLSPEDLKLSDQLINRHFVRDLACVMGNTILPGEAGTFARRPEYLHAHLLMKDWFPEEKFLIHENDDLKALECGDIMPLNRNIVLINIGLRTSLESVIKIKERIYEAGFSEIALISLPRRMDTLHLDMALNVANPDLIVAKHFIQHLPVQVLTEKESRYEMSGEFFKRHGFEAHWLEKYDTVPDINFIHLDPETLLMSKHANHKMLKSHPKMKNKRIVEVDVSELEKTGGGIRCMTLPLRRKDC, from the coding sequence ATGCCATACAATATCCAACCAGAAGTCTGGTCTGAACACGGAGAGCTGGAGATTGTGTTCCTTTGCGCGCCGCCGATTATTAATATTTCACATTCCCAGACACTTGAAGATGTCAGATGGGATTCGAAAGTCAGCCATGAGAAAGCATATGAGAATTTCGAGGCATTTAAGGAAGTGTTCCGGGATGCGGGGGTACAAATAATTGATTATGCCGAGCATCTTTCTCCTGAAGATCTTAAACTCAGTGATCAGCTGATCAACCGCCATTTTGTCAGAGATCTTGCTTGTGTGATGGGAAATACCATTTTGCCAGGAGAAGCAGGCACATTTGCACGACGTCCAGAGTACTTGCATGCACATCTGCTGATGAAAGATTGGTTCCCGGAAGAGAAGTTCCTCATTCATGAAAATGATGATCTCAAAGCGCTTGAATGTGGAGATATCATGCCGTTAAATCGGAATATTGTTCTAATTAATATTGGTTTGCGCACGAGCTTAGAAAGTGTTATTAAAATAAAAGAACGTATATACGAAGCTGGTTTTTCAGAAATTGCTCTAATTAGTCTCCCACGCAGAATGGATACACTCCATCTTGATATGGCACTCAATGTTGCCAATCCAGATCTAATTGTGGCCAAACATTTCATTCAGCATCTGCCGGTTCAAGTGCTGACAGAGAAGGAATCACGTTATGAGATGTCAGGAGAGTTCTTCAAGCGTCATGGTTTTGAAGCACATTGGTTGGAAAAATACGATACTGTACCTGATATTAATTTCATCCACCTTGATCCAGAAACATTACTTATGAGCAAGCACGCAAATCATAAGATGCTCAAGTCCCATCCTAAAATGAAGAATAAGCGTATTGTTGAAGTAGACGTATCCGAACTGGAGAAAACAGGAGGAGGCATTCGCTGTATGACATTGCCGCTTAGAAGAAAAGACTGTTGA
- the yedE gene encoding selenium metabolism membrane protein YedE/FdhT, whose protein sequence is MKAVIHNIFQRYWNPYIVLLAAGVFSAIYFGLTTTVWAVTGEFTRLGGHILQLFGVDISKWQYFNMVHMQGTTLTRSDGWIVWGMFIGALVMVLFSNSFKIRLPQQKRRYIQGLVGGIIAGFGARLALGCNLAAFFTGVPQFSFHSWIFIIATGIGTYFGAKLTKLRWWKGRPALTRGAAKPSAVKQRAIQPYVGGTIAILYAGLIIYFFATGKNMLGWGALFGMIFGILVERGQICFTSAFRDLWLVGRSLMAKAIIAGMAISSVLTFIVIIAYGMPPITKIAALSTLVGGILFGLGIVMASSCETGMMYRLMEGQVLYLVVFAGNIIGATFLAYAWDHLGIYNVLVKDGAPINLLDTLGTAGALAATLAMLGLLYVLTVFWEKRYHRNLALKKEAKRHAS, encoded by the coding sequence ATGAAAGCAGTCATACACAACATTTTTCAACGTTACTGGAACCCTTATATCGTCTTGCTCGCAGCCGGTGTTTTCAGTGCGATTTACTTTGGTTTGACAACTACTGTTTGGGCAGTGACGGGTGAATTCACTCGGCTTGGTGGACATATCCTACAATTATTCGGTGTTGATATTTCCAAATGGCAGTACTTCAACATGGTTCACATGCAAGGCACAACCTTAACACGTTCCGATGGCTGGATTGTCTGGGGCATGTTCATCGGCGCTCTTGTCATGGTTCTTTTCAGCAACAGCTTCAAAATCCGCCTGCCACAGCAGAAACGTCGCTATATCCAAGGCCTCGTTGGCGGAATTATTGCCGGATTCGGCGCACGTCTTGCACTTGGCTGTAATCTTGCAGCGTTCTTTACTGGCGTACCGCAATTTTCCTTCCATTCATGGATTTTTATTATCGCAACAGGAATCGGCACCTATTTCGGTGCTAAATTGACGAAGTTGCGCTGGTGGAAAGGACGACCAGCTCTTACTAGAGGTGCAGCCAAGCCTTCCGCTGTAAAGCAGCGTGCCATCCAGCCGTATGTCGGCGGAACCATTGCTATACTGTATGCCGGCCTCATCATCTACTTCTTTGCAACCGGGAAAAATATGCTCGGATGGGGTGCGCTTTTCGGCATGATTTTCGGTATTCTTGTAGAACGCGGACAGATTTGCTTTACCTCTGCATTTCGCGATCTTTGGCTCGTCGGACGCAGTCTCATGGCTAAAGCAATCATTGCCGGTATGGCAATCAGCTCAGTTCTTACATTCATCGTCATCATTGCTTACGGTATGCCACCAATTACAAAGATTGCCGCACTCAGCACGCTTGTCGGCGGTATTCTGTTTGGGCTTGGCATTGTTATGGCATCCAGCTGTGAAACTGGGATGATGTATCGACTGATGGAAGGACAGGTTCTCTATCTCGTCGTATTTGCCGGCAACATTATTGGTGCAACCTTCCTCGCTTATGCGTGGGATCACCTCGGCATTTACAACGTGCTTGTAAAAGATGGAGCACCTATTAATCTTCTGGATACGCTTGGAACAGCAGGCGCCCTCGCGGCAACTCTCGCCATGCTTGGTCTTCTGTATGTACTAACCGTATTCTGGGAGAAGCGCTATCATCGTAACTTGGCGTTGAAGAAGGAGGCAAAACGACATGCAAGTTAA
- the yedF gene encoding sulfurtransferase-like selenium metabolism protein YedF, with the protein MQVKKEADFSLDLRGESCPYPVIYTLEALEGMNEGELLQVITDCPGSFRNVPEEVVAHGYKLAKEPVKNGQEYLFYIFA; encoded by the coding sequence ATGCAAGTTAAAAAGGAAGCAGATTTTTCACTCGATTTGCGCGGGGAATCTTGCCCATACCCGGTCATCTATACATTGGAAGCACTCGAAGGAATGAATGAAGGAGAGCTTCTTCAAGTCATCACTGATTGTCCCGGCTCCTTCCGAAACGTCCCGGAAGAAGTCGTAGCTCACGGTTATAAGTTGGCAAAAGAACCTGTGAAAAACGGACAAGAGTATTTATTTTATATATTTGCCTAA
- a CDS encoding tyrosine-type recombinase/integrase → MFRHTLATELHENGIEISIIRALLGHKDIQTTMNMYIHPSDKSIREEYNKVVSKRKKENK, encoded by the coding sequence ATGTTTCGACACACATTAGCAACAGAACTCCACGAAAATGGTATTGAGATATCTATAATAAGAGCTTTACTAGGCCATAAAGATATTCAAACAACAATGAATATGTATATTCACCCTTCTGATAAATCAATTAGGGAGGAATATAACAAGGTAGTAAGCAAAAGGAAGAAGGAGAATAAATGA
- a CDS encoding tyrosine-type recombinase/integrase, whose protein sequence is MAKVVSFKDENLNTIYLISSNNGFPYLYPNKYLKFLKTVNKSTNTIKSYAYRLKLFWDFIEVNQIDFKKITMEHFIKFIGWLQGQFNISSHQRQPSTINYNIMAAFNFYNYLERFHPDILDSDLDFYYESSRKSYAYKSFLEHTKSGIKYKLNAIKVKESKRPYKTLSTTQLKGIFQTEMNIRNKLLLVLLYETGVRISEALNIKLEDIDLSDKKIKVTQSKTPSGENRWVYVSSETTNLLQDYIYEVHEKNNFDSDFLFLKLSGSFKGEPCDYITINSLLGVYPTS, encoded by the coding sequence GTGGCAAAGGTGGTTAGTTTTAAGGACGAGAACTTAAATACGATTTATCTTATATCATCTAATAACGGCTTTCCTTATTTATATCCAAATAAATATTTGAAGTTTTTAAAAACCGTAAATAAATCAACAAACACAATAAAGTCTTATGCCTATAGATTAAAACTGTTCTGGGATTTTATAGAGGTAAATCAAATTGATTTCAAGAAGATAACAATGGAACATTTCATTAAATTCATAGGCTGGTTACAAGGACAATTTAATATAAGCTCCCACCAGAGACAGCCCAGCACTATCAACTATAATATTATGGCTGCCTTTAACTTTTATAATTACTTAGAGAGATTCCACCCCGACATACTTGACAGCGATTTAGATTTTTATTATGAAAGCTCACGCAAATCTTATGCTTATAAATCATTCTTAGAGCATACAAAGTCGGGTATTAAATACAAACTAAACGCAATTAAAGTAAAAGAATCTAAGAGACCATATAAAACTTTATCGACTACACAGCTAAAGGGAATATTTCAAACTGAGATGAATATTAGAAATAAATTATTACTGGTGTTACTTTATGAAACAGGCGTAAGGATATCAGAAGCATTGAATATTAAATTAGAGGACATAGATTTATCAGATAAAAAAATTAAGGTTACCCAATCTAAGACACCGTCTGGAGAAAACAGGTGGGTTTACGTATCTTCTGAAACAACTAATCTATTACAAGATTATATATATGAGGTGCATGAGAAAAATAACTTTGATAGTGACTTTTTGTTCTTAAAATTAAGTGGATCCTTCAAAGGAGAGCCATGTGATTACATCACCATAAACTCCCTTTTAGGAGTTTATCCCACAAGTTAG
- a CDS encoding DUF1294 domain-containing protein encodes MYLDKQRAINHKYRIPEKNLWIVALIGGAVGTTLGMNRFRHKTKHISFKLGFPFLAFVEVALIIYLVVSDQSNF; translated from the coding sequence ATGTACTTAGATAAGCAACGTGCAATAAACCATAAATATAGAATCCCGGAAAAGAATCTATGGATTGTGGCGCTTATCGGAGGAGCAGTAGGTACAACTTTGGGCATGAACCGATTCCGACATAAGACAAAGCACATTTCATTCAAGTTGGGGTTCCCTTTTCTTGCTTTTGTGGAAGTGGCGCTCATTATTTATCTGGTGGTTTCTGACCAGTCCAATTTTTAG
- a CDS encoding divergent PAP2 family protein: MDKMNRGVITALSSIGIAQALKILSHKRMTGEWDIGQLATTGGMPSSHSAGVAALATYIAANKGSRHTETALATIFGVIVMYDAQGIRRHTGEIAQLVNELEDKFAILSGEFPSLDYVAKEKDLKEILGHQPLEVLGGALLGSALGFLSAKFENRGM, from the coding sequence ATGGACAAGATGAATAGAGGCGTCATAACAGCATTGTCTTCAATTGGTATTGCTCAAGCACTTAAAATTCTATCTCATAAACGGATGACGGGTGAATGGGACATCGGACAGTTGGCAACAACCGGCGGTATGCCGAGCTCACATTCAGCAGGCGTTGCTGCACTTGCAACGTACATCGCAGCAAATAAAGGATCAAGGCATACAGAAACAGCTTTAGCAACCATATTCGGTGTAATTGTCATGTATGATGCACAGGGAATCCGTCGCCATACGGGGGAAATCGCCCAGCTCGTCAACGAATTGGAGGACAAGTTTGCTATCTTATCAGGGGAGTTCCCGAGTCTTGATTATGTAGCTAAGGAAAAGGACTTGAAGGAAATACTGGGACATCAACCACTGGAAGTTCTCGGGGGCGCTCTGCTCGGGTCAGCACTCGGATTCTTATCAGCGAAGTTTGAAAATAGAGGTATGTAG
- a CDS encoding DNA topoisomerase, giving the protein MKPVILAEKPSQAKAYADAFTARKYEGYMDISPCPTFPEGAYLTWGVGHLVELKEPHTYNPAWKRWTLGSLPILPDRYEFQVAKGKFKQFSVVKKLIRNTDTVINACDVDREGSNIFYSIYDQTGARGQTIKRLWINSLEVDEVRKGFENLRNNAKDLQLYEEAKSRQISDWLVGMNGSRLYTLLLKAKGLQHVFPIGRVQSPTVFLIYQRQREIETFVSEPFFEVEAQFKAAQGVYKGKAKIKEPKRELVVELLNKHEIQPDSPGTIIEVTHKDKRMPPPQLHSLSTLQATANRRWKASPATVLKTMQSLYEKKLVSYPRTDTRHITQAEFGYLATSVKALQDLIGCQFEVASRTPKRRFVDSSKVQELSSL; this is encoded by the coding sequence ATGAAACCCGTCATCCTAGCCGAGAAGCCGAGCCAAGCAAAGGCTTACGCGGATGCATTCACTGCTCGCAAATATGAAGGCTATATGGATATCTCACCTTGTCCGACATTTCCGGAAGGGGCTTATTTGACATGGGGAGTCGGCCATCTCGTTGAATTGAAAGAACCACATACATACAATCCTGCCTGGAAGCGTTGGACACTCGGGAGCTTGCCGATTTTGCCGGATCGGTATGAATTTCAAGTAGCGAAGGGGAAGTTCAAGCAATTCTCCGTTGTCAAAAAGCTCATTCGCAATACCGATACTGTTATCAATGCTTGTGACGTTGACCGGGAAGGTTCGAACATTTTCTATAGTATCTACGATCAGACAGGCGCTCGCGGCCAAACGATTAAACGTCTATGGATCAATTCACTGGAAGTAGATGAAGTACGTAAAGGGTTCGAGAACTTACGTAATAATGCTAAAGATCTGCAGCTCTATGAGGAGGCGAAGTCCCGACAGATTAGCGATTGGCTTGTAGGCATGAATGGCTCGCGACTATATACGCTCCTTCTGAAAGCAAAAGGGCTCCAGCACGTATTTCCAATTGGACGTGTACAATCGCCGACCGTCTTCTTAATTTACCAGCGACAAAGAGAGATTGAGACATTTGTTTCGGAGCCTTTTTTCGAAGTGGAGGCCCAATTTAAAGCTGCTCAGGGTGTATACAAGGGCAAGGCAAAAATAAAGGAACCAAAGCGTGAACTGGTTGTGGAGTTGCTGAACAAGCACGAGATCCAACCAGATTCTCCAGGGACAATTATAGAAGTCACTCATAAAGACAAGCGGATGCCACCGCCTCAGCTGCACTCCCTTTCAACACTGCAGGCAACGGCCAACCGCAGATGGAAGGCAAGTCCTGCAACAGTCCTGAAGACGATGCAGTCACTCTACGAGAAGAAGCTCGTATCCTATCCGCGTACAGACACGCGGCATATTACACAAGCTGAATTTGGTTATCTAGCTACTTCAGTCAAGGCTCTTCAAGACCTGATTGGCTGTCAATTTGAGGTTGCATCACGGACGCCGAAGAGGCGTTTTGTCGACAGCTCCAAGGTTCAAGAGTTATCTAGTTTATAA
- a CDS encoding Ig-like domain-containing protein: MRKAKWAVITFIVLLAAIFVSPVQAESLDSLAEGTYTAGNEIPAGLNTFKIENGIAKIYVKRDGADLAGEAIDSSGQAAPNKFTAGLRTGDTVQVALDAGASNVKVSAGEIDSANVSQGFYEIGKDLAEGTFVLRHADGSAHITILDSNFAESDSFSIDKENGLRDYTFTEGSFLYISGGSLSIIQKELVPDRIQLSRTTLSIEKGKTAKLTATVFPATAVNRDVSWHSSNQEVATVDANGKITAIKPGKSVITVISKGESTVKESATVTVTNILPTSLKLSKTALDIAINQTVRVTPVVGPTNAGNKTVLWESSDRKIATVDAKGNIKGIAKGSAIITATTKDNPKVYKELTVKVSPKTVKVNKTSLSLMTGKTAKLSATVLPKDSTDKAVKWKSSNTKLATVDSKGKVVAKAKGKVTITASAKGAKSASVKVTVTSPIVAKTIKLNKTSATLKKGKTLTLKATIGPSNTTNKTVKWKSSNTKVATVSSKGVVTAKGAGTAKITATTSNGKSVSATITVPYIKSLTTGKWKVGRDIPAGRYRITTNDEMGNLFITTKSYDRDVNEVLTDGEQDFGVSVVTTDIKNGDIIEILDLESVQFQKVAHKKSNTLHSGYWTVGKDISPGRYRVSTTDDSGNLFVSRGDYLIINEILGNNSDGFGVSSITTTLKTGDKIAIAGMDTVRFTKK; the protein is encoded by the coding sequence ATGAGGAAGGCCAAATGGGCAGTCATTACGTTTATAGTTTTACTAGCTGCAATATTTGTAAGCCCGGTGCAAGCAGAGAGTTTAGATTCGCTTGCTGAAGGTACGTATACGGCGGGAAATGAGATTCCGGCAGGGCTTAATACGTTTAAAATCGAGAATGGGATAGCAAAAATATATGTTAAGAGAGATGGAGCAGATCTTGCTGGCGAGGCAATCGATAGTTCCGGACAGGCTGCTCCCAATAAGTTTACAGCGGGACTTAGAACTGGGGACACAGTTCAAGTTGCGCTTGATGCAGGAGCATCTAATGTAAAAGTTTCAGCTGGAGAAATTGATTCAGCCAACGTATCTCAAGGATTCTATGAGATTGGTAAAGACTTGGCAGAGGGGACTTTTGTTCTTCGTCATGCGGACGGATCAGCCCATATTACAATTCTGGATAGCAATTTCGCTGAGAGTGATTCCTTTTCAATAGACAAGGAGAATGGACTGCGTGATTATACATTTACTGAAGGCAGTTTCCTGTACATTTCGGGAGGCAGTCTAAGTATTATACAAAAGGAACTTGTCCCGGATAGAATCCAACTTAGCCGGACAACTCTATCTATTGAAAAAGGAAAGACGGCCAAATTGACAGCAACTGTTTTCCCAGCAACAGCCGTTAATAGAGATGTCAGCTGGCATAGCAGTAATCAGGAAGTAGCAACAGTAGATGCGAATGGCAAGATAACAGCTATTAAGCCTGGTAAGTCGGTTATTACCGTCATTTCTAAAGGTGAGTCAACGGTTAAGGAAAGTGCGACTGTAACTGTAACAAATATTTTGCCGACAAGCTTGAAACTAAGTAAAACGGCACTGGATATCGCTATTAATCAGACTGTGAGGGTTACTCCTGTTGTTGGCCCTACAAATGCAGGCAACAAAACAGTTCTTTGGGAAAGTTCAGACCGCAAGATAGCAACAGTAGATGCCAAAGGAAATATTAAAGGCATTGCAAAAGGTTCTGCAATAATTACCGCAACTACTAAGGATAATCCGAAGGTTTATAAAGAATTAACTGTAAAGGTTTCACCAAAGACGGTAAAAGTGAATAAAACAAGCCTGTCTCTAATGACGGGTAAAACAGCAAAACTATCTGCAACAGTTCTTCCAAAGGACAGTACAGATAAAGCGGTTAAGTGGAAATCATCTAATACGAAGCTTGCCACTGTTGACAGCAAAGGGAAGGTAGTTGCGAAAGCGAAAGGGAAAGTAACAATTACTGCTTCAGCTAAAGGGGCAAAGTCTGCATCTGTTAAGGTAACAGTCACATCCCCAATTGTAGCGAAAACGATAAAGCTAAATAAGACATCAGCTACTCTGAAAAAGGGCAAGACACTCACATTAAAGGCAACGATTGGCCCAAGCAATACGACAAACAAAACGGTCAAGTGGAAGTCCTCTAATACAAAAGTGGCAACAGTAAGCAGTAAAGGTGTCGTAACTGCAAAAGGAGCAGGTACTGCCAAGATAACTGCGACTACGTCTAATGGAAAGTCTGTATCAGCAACTATTACTGTACCTTATATTAAAAGCCTTACGACTGGTAAGTGGAAAGTAGGCAGAGATATTCCTGCAGGACGCTACCGCATTACAACAAATGATGAGATGGGGAACTTGTTCATTACGACGAAATCATATGACCGTGATGTAAATGAAGTTCTTACAGATGGGGAACAAGATTTTGGTGTTTCTGTTGTAACAACTGATATTAAGAATGGTGACATAATTGAAATTTTAGATTTGGAGAGTGTTCAATTCCAGAAGGTAGCCCATAAGAAATCGAACACGCTGCATTCAGGGTACTGGACAGTCGGCAAGGACATCTCGCCTGGACGCTACCGTGTTAGCACAACAGATGATTCAGGGAATCTGTTTGTTTCCAGAGGCGATTATCTGATTATCAATGAAATTCTAGGTAACAACTCAGATGGATTTGGTGTCAGCAGTATCACAACTACGCTGAAAACAGGTGATAAAATCGCCATCGCAGGCATGGATACTGTACGGTTTACTAAAAAGTAA
- the yiaA gene encoding inner membrane protein YiaA, with the protein MDFLDNVKHEGENQKAKRREGEPTAAFKGAAWVALLIGTVAYLIGLFNAGMELNEKGYYLAVLIFGLYSSVSLQKAVRDKEEGIPVTNIYYGISWFALVAAILLMAIGLYNAGSIILSEKGFYGMAFVLSIFASITVQKNIRDTQKARERK; encoded by the coding sequence GTGGATTTCCTCGACAACGTTAAACACGAGGGAGAAAATCAGAAGGCAAAGAGAAGAGAAGGCGAGCCTACTGCTGCTTTTAAAGGAGCTGCCTGGGTAGCCTTGCTGATCGGAACAGTCGCTTATCTTATAGGATTATTCAATGCAGGAATGGAACTGAACGAAAAAGGCTATTACCTTGCCGTTTTGATTTTTGGACTTTATTCATCTGTTTCTTTGCAAAAGGCTGTACGCGATAAAGAAGAAGGAATCCCTGTTACGAACATTTATTACGGAATTAGCTGGTTTGCCCTTGTTGCAGCTATCTTGCTAATGGCAATCGGCCTTTACAATGCCGGCAGTATCATTCTCAGTGAAAAAGGATTTTACGGCATGGCTTTTGTTCTAAGTATCTTCGCATCCATTACGGTACAGAAAAACATTCGGGATACACAGAAAGCTAGAGAAAGAAAATAA